In a single window of the Natronosalvus caseinilyticus genome:
- a CDS encoding twin-arginine translocase subunit TatC, whose amino-acid sequence MSAIDEDTVRTINAGRDTLGAMLSSAQANLQKVFIIFVIGFIGSFYALRLYIWGFLKATAKAEMAPNVADQATVITRTPFEVILLQAKIGMIVGVIVAIPALLYFSRDKLRERGIESAVPISAAYLATFVLLSLVLFVVGLIYAYGVFFPYAFGFLAGNAVAMGVNPSFGITEFTEFIALLTVSFGLAAQLPLFMSALSYTEIVPYETFRDKWRHAIVAITVFGALFSPPDPFTLVMWAAPMVILYVFSLGLAKLVANVRRKGEAELESGTGLVKRRVLQFGLGILTIAGLSSLAISYGAFEYLEEEVYPALPAWIRPGGGTILETLPAEHGLTGTIVAGLIVGLGVALVALIGYTIVVLQRPIYPRESALRTATDPSEIDLQILDADAIERAPPQVFLKMTEEEAMEEAREAMYDDDKAKAQAILDRYDSLNAAADADADASASATAPGESAETEGGDTGDADESGGILSSTAAGMLDPFTEDETTEEDIGGYAYDFAFILNSLTSKMFRLVGLFMVVMAGTFFWLYQGGVGDVLELFLSRMPESVLEEVAVESDVDPSGMDLQTFLEQTDLVVAIHPVEVLIFAVKVSVIAGFVAVLPLLLYYAWPPARERGLVRGDRRVFLVWGGTIALGFAAGTYLGFFWIAPSVISYLVADALANGMEVSYRIKSFFWLVIYTTVGIGFLFNIIVTMALFHVGGIVSYRTMLRRWRPVVVGIFTVAAFASPKGILTMFLMAIPLAVTYMLGLAVLYVLTGGGRFFGGGGSTSAPDPDAERETA is encoded by the coding sequence ATGAGCGCTATCGACGAGGACACCGTCCGGACGATCAACGCCGGACGGGACACGCTCGGGGCGATGCTCTCGAGTGCCCAGGCGAATCTCCAGAAGGTCTTTATCATCTTCGTGATCGGCTTCATCGGATCGTTCTACGCGCTCCGACTGTACATCTGGGGCTTCCTCAAGGCGACGGCGAAAGCCGAGATGGCGCCAAACGTCGCCGACCAGGCGACGGTCATCACGCGGACGCCGTTCGAGGTGATACTGCTCCAGGCGAAAATCGGCATGATCGTCGGCGTCATCGTCGCGATTCCGGCGCTGCTTTACTTCTCGCGCGACAAACTTCGAGAACGCGGCATCGAGAGCGCCGTCCCGATTTCGGCAGCTTACCTCGCCACCTTCGTCCTCCTCTCGCTCGTCCTCTTCGTCGTCGGACTGATCTACGCCTACGGGGTCTTCTTCCCCTACGCGTTCGGCTTCCTCGCCGGGAACGCCGTCGCGATGGGCGTCAACCCCAGTTTCGGGATTACCGAATTCACCGAATTCATCGCCCTCCTCACGGTGTCGTTCGGCCTGGCCGCCCAGCTCCCGCTGTTCATGAGCGCCCTCTCGTACACCGAAATCGTCCCCTACGAGACGTTCCGGGACAAGTGGCGCCACGCCATCGTCGCCATCACGGTCTTCGGCGCGCTCTTCTCACCGCCCGACCCGTTCACCCTCGTCATGTGGGCAGCACCGATGGTCATCCTCTACGTGTTCAGCCTCGGCCTCGCGAAACTCGTCGCCAACGTCCGCCGGAAGGGCGAAGCCGAACTCGAGAGCGGAACCGGCCTCGTCAAACGCCGGGTCCTCCAGTTCGGCCTCGGCATTCTCACGATCGCTGGCCTCTCGAGCCTCGCCATCAGTTACGGCGCGTTCGAGTACCTCGAGGAGGAGGTCTACCCCGCCCTCCCCGCCTGGATTCGACCCGGCGGCGGCACGATCCTCGAGACCCTGCCGGCCGAACACGGCCTCACGGGAACGATCGTCGCGGGACTGATCGTCGGCCTCGGCGTCGCGCTCGTCGCGCTGATCGGCTACACGATCGTGGTCCTCCAGCGGCCGATCTATCCCCGCGAATCCGCGCTTCGAACCGCGACGGACCCCTCCGAGATCGATCTGCAGATACTCGACGCCGACGCCATCGAGCGCGCGCCGCCACAGGTCTTCCTAAAGATGACCGAGGAGGAGGCCATGGAGGAGGCCCGCGAGGCGATGTACGACGACGACAAGGCGAAGGCGCAGGCGATCCTCGACCGGTACGATTCGCTGAACGCGGCCGCTGACGCCGACGCCGACGCCAGTGCGTCAGCGACGGCACCCGGCGAATCCGCCGAAACCGAAGGCGGCGACACCGGCGACGCCGACGAAAGCGGCGGCATCCTCTCGAGCACGGCCGCCGGCATGCTCGACCCGTTCACCGAAGACGAGACGACCGAGGAGGACATCGGCGGCTACGCGTACGACTTCGCGTTCATCCTCAACAGCCTGACCTCGAAGATGTTCCGGCTGGTCGGCCTGTTCATGGTCGTCATGGCCGGAACGTTCTTCTGGCTCTACCAGGGCGGCGTCGGCGACGTCCTCGAACTGTTCCTGAGCCGTATGCCCGAGTCCGTCCTCGAGGAGGTCGCCGTCGAGAGCGATGTCGATCCGAGCGGCATGGATCTGCAGACGTTCCTCGAACAGACCGACCTCGTGGTCGCGATCCACCCCGTCGAGGTGCTGATCTTCGCCGTGAAGGTGAGCGTCATCGCGGGCTTCGTGGCCGTGCTTCCCCTCTTGCTCTACTACGCCTGGCCCCCAGCCAGGGAGCGCGGCCTGGTCCGGGGCGACCGACGCGTGTTCCTCGTCTGGGGCGGGACGATCGCACTCGGGTTCGCCGCCGGGACCTACCTCGGGTTCTTCTGGATCGCCCCCTCCGTGATCTCCTACCTCGTTGCGGACGCGCTCGCCAACGGGATGGAGGTCTCCTACCGGATCAAGAGCTTCTTCTGGCTCGTGATCTACACGACCGTCGGCATCGGGTTCCTGTTCAACATCATCGTCACGATGGCGCTGTTCCACGTCGGCGGTATCGTCAGCTATCGGACGATGCTCCGGCGCTGGCGACCGGTCGTCGTCGGTATCTTCACCGTCGCCGCGTTCGCGAGTCCGAAGGGGATCTTGACGATGTTCCTGATGGCGATCCCGCTCGCGGTGACTTACATGCTGGGGCTGGCCGTCCTCTACGTGCTCACCGGCGGCGGGCGGTTCTTCGGCGGCGGTGGCTCGACGTCGGCACCCGATCCCGATGCCGAGCGAGAGACGGCCTGA
- a CDS encoding ribbon-helix-helix domain-containing protein, which produces MPKISVEIPQELLEDLDEHVGDEGKFVNRSDAIRASIRKTLDILDEIDERHDRLEEES; this is translated from the coding sequence ATGCCGAAGATCAGCGTCGAGATTCCCCAGGAACTCCTCGAGGACCTCGACGAACACGTCGGCGACGAGGGAAAGTTCGTCAACCGCAGCGACGCGATTCGCGCCTCGATCCGCAAGACGCTCGACATCCTGGACGAGATTGACGAGCGACACGACCGGCTCGAGGAGGAGTCGTAG